The nucleotide window CATCTCTGAGAGCCAATGATCCGGCCAGGAATGACTGCGGGAGAAATCATACAATCGTTGCACCAGTCGATGCATCGCATCATCATTTCGTTCTCCACTGAACCAGTCCACCAATTCACGGAATGTACTCCCTTCATCTTCTTCGCCATACTTTTCCTCAAATAGTTCTTCAAGTAGTTCCTGGCGCATGATTTCCGCTTCATTTTCATTCAGGATACGGAAAGCCGGGTTCAACGGAATTTGCTGATAATAACGGCGTATGACTTCCATACAGAATGAATGCAGCGTTGTAATAGATGCCCGTCCAAGCAGCGACAGCTGCTTACGCAGATGCTCTTCTCCAGGCTGTTCTTCCAGCGCTCGTTCCAACGCTTCCCGAATCCGTTGTTTCATCTCGGCGGCGGCGGCTTTGGTAAACGTAGCTACAAGCAAGCGATCCACACTGAATCCTTGGGAGGGATCGGCGATCTTGCGAATAATTCGTTCAACCAGTACGGCTGTCTTGCCTGATCCCGCCGCAGCCGCAACCAGGATATCTTCTCCGCTTTCGGAGATCGCACTCCACTGGTCATCACTCCAGAAGCTGCCTTCCGGTTTTGGCATATTCGTCATGATGTTTCCCCTCCCTTGGTGTGAGATAACATATCCCAGATTTGCTGTTTGCCCGGTTTGGACAACAGGTTGTATTCATTTCCTTCTATATTCTCATCAAACTGACAAACAGGTTTATACGGACAGAACGTACACGCCACTTCCTGCTGAATACGATAAGGCTCAATGGCCACATCCCCATCTGTAATCCGGGTACCAATCTCGCGGATATTACTGCGAACCGAAGCAAGCAGCGTATCCCATTGCTCTGGCGTAGCTACAGCGGCACTGCTATAAAAGCTTCCGTCCGCCTTAAGAGCAACTGGAATAATAGCTGAATACCCCTTATCCAGGGTGTTGTCCATTTGTGCGATTGCATCCCGGTCCGCCAGCAGCAAACCTTTCATTTTGAACCGTTTCAGCAGTTCTTGTCCTGCCTGCTCTGATGTCATGCCGTTTGCGGATTGCAACAGCGGGTTATGCACATGGAAATACAGCGTTCCTCCCGGCATCGCCGTTTCCCCAAGCCATTCCTCTGCAGCACTAAGCAGCACCTCCAAATAGGTGAGCATCTGCAATGACAGACCATAGTACACTTCATGTAACTTGAGGTCCGTCTGGCTTGATTTATAGTCAATGACACGCAAGAGCAGACCATTCTCTCCTTCTGCCACATCCACACGGTCAATCCGACCCACGATCTCCATCACACAACCGTTCTCCAGTTCAAAACGTAGTGGCGGCAGTGTTTTATCCGGTCCGAAATCAAGCTCCAATCCAATCGGTTCAAAACTTCCACGTCTGGACTGTTCACCAAGAATAACGGATGCCCGGCTAACAATGTCCTTCAATTTGCGGAAAATATAACCGTATCGCTTGGTGCTTAGCAAAATCTCCCCTTGCAGCTGTGGTGCAATCTGCTCCACGGTTTGCTCGGCTTCCTTACGGCATTGGTCTGGAGTCAAGCTGCCCCAACTACGATTTTCTTCACGCAACCGCATAGCCAGTTGGCTAAGTGCAGCATGAAACAGTTGTCCGATATCAGGAGCCTGAAGACGGTACAATTGCCGTTCTTTGAGACGCAACCCGTGCGAAGCAAAATGGGAGAACGGACAAGCTACGAAACGCTCCATTCGCGAAACACTCGTCCTCACCTCTGTGCCATACAATCTGCGACTGGTAGCTGTGCGTAGTGGTAATGCCCGATTACGATAAAAAATCGATCTCATCAACCGCTCCAGCTGAGGTCTGCTTGTCTCCCGAGTTACATGCCAATTGTAGACCGCCCACCACATTTCAGGAATGTCTTCTCCACGGCGCCATTTGCGCAATTGTCCAATGAGCGCAGACAGACTTTGACCCGGATGGGTGACATAGGACCAATGAGCTTCTTCCGAGTTCGCAACCGGTGGTTGAGCCAGCAATGGCTGTTCTTGTAGACCAAACATTTTCCGTACATGACGGACAATCTCGGAAGGAAGCAGTGCTTTCCCCTCATCATCAGCAACTGGATAACTCAGCCACAACTGGCTGCTTGCCGCTGTAAGTGCCGTATAGATTAGAAAACGTTCATCCAGCATCTGCCTTGTTGCACCTGGTCCAAGCGCCACGCCTCTTTCTGTCAGCAACGATCTTTCCAGTTCCGTTAATACGCCATCATCCTGAGGTACAGCAGGTAATTCACCATCAACGGCGCCAAGGACAAATACGTATTTGATGTCCTGAAGACGTGTACGGTCCATGGAACCGACCAATACCTGATCAAGTGCTGGTGGTACCAGACCCAGCTTCAGTTCCGTCAATCCGGTCTCAATCATCCCGGCAAACAGCGTGATATCCAGCCGTTCATTCCCCATCATATCGACCATCTGATCCAATAGATCCAACACAGCTCCCCACATCTGCCGATGTTCTCTCGACCGTTCGGGGTCACCTTGCGCCTTAGCTTCAGTAGACATGTTCTCCAGCTTCCATGGGATCTCAGCATCTTCCAGCAGTCTGTATAGTGCCTCGCACTGGGCTTTGGCTGTCTTTGCCTTCTTCATTCGTTTCTCAAAAACACCCAAGGAATCTGTAATGACCGTTCGGCAGCTCTCCATTAAAGAAAGCATCTGGTCCCGTCCTCGACTACGTCCATCCTGACCGTTGTCTTCCAGCGATAAGCTAGGAACATACTTCCACGGTTTGCCGTCAGTCCAGCGATATCCATGAATACCACAGGCCAGTGCATAATTCTCAAGCTGGTCCATATCTTCACGGGTGATGGAACCATCACGCGGAAGCAGCAGGTCCGTTTTGACACAGCGAAATACATCCTCGTAACGCCAGTGGCGCCGAACAATATCCAGTGCGGAACGGATAAACTCAGATAATGGATGATGAAGTTCATTTCTTCTGCGGTCCAGAAAGACGGGTACGCCATAATCCCTGAATAACGGTTCAGCTATATCAGCGTAGGTATCCAACTGACGGACAAGTACCGCCATATCCCGATAACGCGCACCTTCGTTTTGCGCCAGACGCCGCATCTCACGCAGTGCTCCCTCCATCTCAGCTCGTCGGTTCTCCGCTGCAACCAGTCGGATTCCGGAATCAAGGCCTTCACTTTTCCAACGAATTCGGCGGTCGAAGCCAGCTTCCAGATGAGCAAGTCCCGGACGATCCCTGTATCTCGGTGGAATCTCTGAATCTAGCAAGGTTATATCGCTCGGTACACCCAACTCTTCAGCCATTCCTTTTAGGCGCGCATATGCACTCGCCGTGGGATAGAACAGTTCCAGTTCTCCAGGCAGTGCGCCGTGATCATATGGACGATCCAATGTCAGTGCAATCGTCACGGAAGAGGATTGCAACATGAGCCGACCAATCACACTCATCTCCTGTGGTGTGAATCCCTGAAAACCATCAATCCATATCTGGGCATCCTGTAGCAATGCACTTTCCGACAAACGCTCTGTTAGTTCGGTCAACGTGTCTTCATCATCAATATATAATTCGGTCAGTTCCTGTTCATAGTCACGATATATTAGATTCAAGTCATGCAACTTGTCCTCCAGAATTGGCGAAGAGGATGAGGTATTCCATCCAGACAGCCCTTCTTCCAGCGATGATGGATCAACTTCATAACGTTTAAATTCACTATATAAGTCATTTAATTCCCCTATAAAACCCAGCTGGCTGCCGGATGCACCAAACAGCTTTAATTCTTCCTTACGACGCTGGATTACTTTGTAAAGCAACATCTTTTTGCCTTCGGCTCCGATCGGAATACGAGCTGAACCGCCGGCTTCCTGCATTACGCGGTAGGCTAACCGGCGAAAGCCGAGCACTTCTGCGCGCATCGTACCTTTAATTGCTCCAGAAGACACCAATGCCTGCTCTGTTCGAAAAGAACTCTGTTCCGGAACGAGTAAAATCAAAGGTTTACCTTGCGGTTCCTTTTGAAGCAGGGATGTAATTTCCCGGGTAATCAGCAAGCTTTTGCCGCTGCCTGCCCGGCCAATAACAAAACGAACGGACATGTCTAATCCTCCAAACCACACGTACAAGATTTTAATTCCCAGTATAACATATCTGACTTGGTTCGGAACATACGTTTGCCACTATCCGGTAAAACCGGAGATCATCTCCGTTAACACAGCAAAACAGCAAAAAGCCCGCAGCTATCACACTGTGGACTTTTGACTTGATCTATACTTAATTGAAACGGAAATCATACGATTAATTCTTTTTACTGCGCACTTCGAAAATAGCAAATTTCAGATAATGTCCTTCATCCACGCCCAAAATTTGCGGGTGGTCCTTACCGGCTGCCTTCCAGTCAATTAGACGCAGCACTTTGCCTGCATCTTCTGCTGCATCAGCAATCGTATCCAGGAAGAGGTCTGGACGCATGTGGTACGAACAGCTGGCTGTTACCAAATATCCGCCCTCATTAACCAGTTTCATTCCTTGCAGGTTGATATCTTTATATCCACGGCATGCACCTTTGACTGCTGATTTCGTTTTGGCAAATGCAGGAGGATCAAGGATGACCACATCAAATGTTTTACCGCCAGCTGCCAGCGCTTTGGATGTATCCACTTTCTGTTCGCCTGCACGTGCACGTGCAGTACGTTCATCCAGTCCCTTCACTTGTTCACGCAAGTACTGGAATGCATCAGCAACTACGAATTCGACCCGGTCGGTAAAACCGTTCAACTCCACATTTGTTCGTGCACTCTCAATGGCATGCTCCGAAATATCAAGACAAGTCACTTTTTTAGCTCCATACTTGCAAGCATTCAACGTAAAGCTGCCCGTGTGTGAGAAACACTCCAGTACAGTCGCACCATCCCAATAAGGGAATGTAACTACCTTACCGCTTTTATTCACAGGCAAGAGCTGCTCTGTTCCATCCTGCTCGGTCGTTTGAAGTGTGATTCCACTCTTGTAGCCCCAACCCTTCATAAGCGGTTCGATCGCTGCACGATTCTCACGTTGGTCGAAGAAGTAACCTGTCTTCTGTCCTTCCACGATATCCACTTTAATAAGTAGTCCATTTTCTGTAACTGTGACATGCCGTGGGCACTCTCCGTACAGCCGACCTTTGGTCTGCTCCAAACCTTCCAGTTCACGAATCGAGACATCACTGCGCTCATATATGCCTTCCGGCTGCATTACTTCAATGAGTGCCTGTACAATGGCTTCACGGCAACGATCCATGCCAAGTGTAAGCAACTGTACAACGAGGATGCTACCGAAACGGTCAACGATCAATCCTGGTAGAAAATCTGCTTCGCCGTAAACGAGACGGTATGCCTCTCCATCCTGGATAAAACGTTCCCGGTGACGCAAGCAATCGCGGAAACGCGCTGCAAAAAACGCGGTGTCCATCTGTTCGGACTCCAAGGGTTGATACGCTACAACTCTTACTGTGATTTGAGATGCGGGATTGTAATATCCTGTCGCCAGATAGCGACCTTGATGATTCAATACATTGACCAGATCTCCCGGTTCCGGGTTTCCGTCAACAGAAGCAATTTCATTGTTAAATATCCATGGATGTGCATGTTCAAGCCGCTTTTTGCGACTGCGTTCGAGTGTAACTGATGGCAAGGTAGATCCACTTCTTTCATAGTTAGTTGAAAAGATAGGTTTGGTGCGGCGCGCAGGTGGCGTTCCGGGTTCGAATCGATCTTCCGATCGCTGTTGTCTCCAGATTTTTTTGATTCCCTTTCTTAAAGGGGAAAATCCGGAGACAAAGGCGCACGCTTCGCTTCTTCAGATTCGATTTCGTCCCCTCCACTACGCTTGCACGAATCACCGTATCTTTCGAATTGGGGTGCGGCAGTTAAGAGACGTTTCGGTTACGAATCGATCTTCCGATCGCTGTTGTCTCCAGATTTTTTTGATTCCCTTTTTTAAAGGGAAAATCCGGAGACAAAGGCGCACGCTTCGCTTCTTCAGATTCGATTTCGTCCCCTCCACTACGCTTGCACGAATCACCGTATCTTTCGAATTGGGGTGCAGCAGTTAAGTGACGTTCCGGTTACGAATCGATCTTCCGATCGCTGTTGTCTCCAGATTTTTTGATTCCCTTTCTTAAAGGGAAAATCCGGAGACAAAGGCGCACGCTTCGCTTCTTCAGATTTGATTCGTCCCTCCGCTACGTTTACACGAATCACCGTATCTTTCGAATTGGGGTGGGGGAATTTAGGTCACTTCCCCCTGAATTCCTTTAGGCTTGTCATGGTTGTCTTTTCTTACTCATAGGATGAGTTAAGGAACCGGACGGAAGGAATGATGTTTCTATGTTTAGAGATGTTATATTGCCCTTACTCTATGGGCTTATTATCTTTTTTGGTGGCATGAAGCTGATGGAAACGGCCTTGCAGCGCATGGCTGGACCTATGCTGGCAGGTTGGCTCAATCGCGCTACTTCTGCTCCATGGAAAGGCATGGCTTTCAGTGCGGGTGCAACAGCCCTGTTGCAGAGTAGTACTGCGGTCACCGTACTCACCATTGGACTGGCTAATGCGAGATTGCTTACCTATGGACGCACACTCGGCATCATCCTCGGCACTAACATCGGGACATGTCTGACGACGGAGCTGGTGGGACTGCAGATCGGACGTGCTTCCCTGCCGCTGCTCATCCTGTCGCTGACGGGCTGGGCCATGTTTGTTGTACTTGGTGAACGTAATTTGGCTGCTCCTGAACGCACGCGCCGGACTCTGTTTAACATCCAGTACAGCTTCCTCGCAGCTGCGGGATTTGCACTTGTTATGACAGGCATTCAGGTGATGCAATCCATTGCCTTACCCTTACGGAGCATGGGCGTTTTCCAATGGTTTCTCGACCGCTCGGCCGACAGCTTATGGTGGGGCTTCCTGGCAGGTGCATGTCTTACCGCCCTCATTCACAGCAGCGCTGCTGTCATTAGCATGGCGATTACGCTCGCAGCCACAGGGGTATTGCCTGTGGAGATCGGCATCGCCATTGTGATCGGGTCCAATGTGGGGACCTGCATCACCGCTGTCATTGCTGCCGCGGGCGGAGCATCCGCAGGCAAATTTGTCGCAGCCTCCCATGTTGTATTAAACATTGCGGGAGCGCTGCTGTTTATGCCACTGATCGGCCAGCTGCATGCAGCTTCGGCCTGGCTGTCAGCGGACAACGGAGCACAGATTGCGCATGCCCAGACCCTTTTTAACATCACCAGTTCACTGCTCGCTTTGCCATTCTGTTACTTGCCAATCTGGCACAAAAAACCACCGGTCCACGCCCCCGCGGCGAAGTCACCCGTGGCTTGATGATCTGCCTATCCAGACCCACAGAGCGCGCGGCTAACTGACTCGAACAATAGTGCGTTATACGTTAATGCCTAACTTGTTCAGGGCTACACGCAAGATATCATCGTTATTATCATATCCGCTCTGCTGCTGTAGAGACCATGCTTCTTCCGGAGCATACCAATCCACACCCTTGATTTCTTCAATCTGAGGCTGTAGATCACCACTCTCGGCTTCAACGAGATAATAATGAACTTCCTTGTCCACCGGGCCAAAATCTGCATGTTGGTACGTATAGGCGATGATATCAACTGGCTCCACAATACGGCCCACCATGCCTGTCTCTTCCAGAATCTCACGCAGTGCCGTCTGTTCAATTGTTTCTCCATCTTCCATTTTGCCCTTGGCGAGAGTCGTTTTACCATAACGATCTACGATAAGCTGAATTTGAAGACTTCCGTCTTCCTCTGTTCTATAGACAACTCCGCCTGCTGAAATTTCTTTTTTGTTCATC belongs to Paenibacillus sp. FSL H8-0079 and includes:
- the addB gene encoding helicase-exonuclease AddAB subunit AddB, with the protein product MSVRFVIGRAGSGKSLLITREITSLLQKEPQGKPLILLVPEQSSFRTEQALVSSGAIKGTMRAEVLGFRRLAYRVMQEAGGSARIPIGAEGKKMLLYKVIQRRKEELKLFGASGSQLGFIGELNDLYSEFKRYEVDPSSLEEGLSGWNTSSSSPILEDKLHDLNLIYRDYEQELTELYIDDEDTLTELTERLSESALLQDAQIWIDGFQGFTPQEMSVIGRLMLQSSSVTIALTLDRPYDHGALPGELELFYPTASAYARLKGMAEELGVPSDITLLDSEIPPRYRDRPGLAHLEAGFDRRIRWKSEGLDSGIRLVAAENRRAEMEGALREMRRLAQNEGARYRDMAVLVRQLDTYADIAEPLFRDYGVPVFLDRRRNELHHPLSEFIRSALDIVRRHWRYEDVFRCVKTDLLLPRDGSITREDMDQLENYALACGIHGYRWTDGKPWKYVPSLSLEDNGQDGRSRGRDQMLSLMESCRTVITDSLGVFEKRMKKAKTAKAQCEALYRLLEDAEIPWKLENMSTEAKAQGDPERSREHRQMWGAVLDLLDQMVDMMGNERLDITLFAGMIETGLTELKLGLVPPALDQVLVGSMDRTRLQDIKYVFVLGAVDGELPAVPQDDGVLTELERSLLTERGVALGPGATRQMLDERFLIYTALTAASSQLWLSYPVADDEGKALLPSEIVRHVRKMFGLQEQPLLAQPPVANSEEAHWSYVTHPGQSLSALIGQLRKWRRGEDIPEMWWAVYNWHVTRETSRPQLERLMRSIFYRNRALPLRTATSRRLYGTEVRTSVSRMERFVACPFSHFASHGLRLKERQLYRLQAPDIGQLFHAALSQLAMRLREENRSWGSLTPDQCRKEAEQTVEQIAPQLQGEILLSTKRYGYIFRKLKDIVSRASVILGEQSRRGSFEPIGLELDFGPDKTLPPLRFELENGCVMEIVGRIDRVDVAEGENGLLLRVIDYKSSQTDLKLHEVYYGLSLQMLTYLEVLLSAAEEWLGETAMPGGTLYFHVHNPLLQSANGMTSEQAGQELLKRFKMKGLLLADRDAIAQMDNTLDKGYSAIIPVALKADGSFYSSAAVATPEQWDTLLASVRSNIREIGTRITDGDVAIEPYRIQQEVACTFCPYKPVCQFDENIEGNEYNLLSKPGKQQIWDMLSHTKGGETS
- a CDS encoding class I SAM-dependent rRNA methyltransferase gives rise to the protein MPSVTLERSRKKRLEHAHPWIFNNEIASVDGNPEPGDLVNVLNHQGRYLATGYYNPASQITVRVVAYQPLESEQMDTAFFAARFRDCLRHRERFIQDGEAYRLVYGEADFLPGLIVDRFGSILVVQLLTLGMDRCREAIVQALIEVMQPEGIYERSDVSIRELEGLEQTKGRLYGECPRHVTVTENGLLIKVDIVEGQKTGYFFDQRENRAAIEPLMKGWGYKSGITLQTTEQDGTEQLLPVNKSGKVVTFPYWDGATVLECFSHTGSFTLNACKYGAKKVTCLDISEHAIESARTNVELNGFTDRVEFVVADAFQYLREQVKGLDERTARARAGEQKVDTSKALAAGGKTFDVVILDPPAFAKTKSAVKGACRGYKDINLQGMKLVNEGGYLVTASCSYHMRPDLFLDTIADAAEDAGKVLRLIDWKAAGKDHPQILGVDEGHYLKFAIFEVRSKKN
- a CDS encoding Na/Pi symporter; protein product: MFRDVILPLLYGLIIFFGGMKLMETALQRMAGPMLAGWLNRATSAPWKGMAFSAGATALLQSSTAVTVLTIGLANARLLTYGRTLGIILGTNIGTCLTTELVGLQIGRASLPLLILSLTGWAMFVVLGERNLAAPERTRRTLFNIQYSFLAAAGFALVMTGIQVMQSIALPLRSMGVFQWFLDRSADSLWWGFLAGACLTALIHSSAAVISMAITLAATGVLPVEIGIAIVIGSNVGTCITAVIAAAGGASAGKFVAASHVVLNIAGALLFMPLIGQLHAASAWLSADNGAQIAHAQTLFNITSSLLALPFCYLPIWHKKPPVHAPAAKSPVA
- a CDS encoding NUDIX domain-containing protein, encoding MNKKEISAGGVVYRTEEDGSLQIQLIVDRYGKTTLAKGKMEDGETIEQTALREILEETGMVGRIVEPVDIIAYTYQHADFGPVDKEVHYYLVEAESGDLQPQIEEIKGVDWYAPEEAWSLQQQSGYDNNDDILRVALNKLGINV